A window from Bordetella petrii encodes these proteins:
- a CDS encoding Bug family tripartite tricarboxylate transporter substrate binding protein, whose product MKTSLKILATLAAAGCTAMALPAHAAWPERPVTVVVPFPPGGPTDLVARVLAKQLADQTGQAFVVENKGGANGNIGMQYAASAKPDGYTVLYNTSSIALSPNLYRDLSFDPVKDFAAVSSTAVIPLVLLTHPSVPAGNVREFVDYARAHPGKLSYGSAGAGNVTHLGALLFLRSVGVEAVHVPYRGSAPAMTDLVGGQVQFMTNTLNDSLGFVREGKLKALAVSSKTRSPQLPDTPTLAETVAPDFEMGAWQGMVVPAGTPQEVIDALNAQIRKALQSPAVLKQLAAQGAQPLGATPGEYGDYIRAEIARWHDVVQAANVRLD is encoded by the coding sequence ATGAAAACCAGCCTGAAAATACTGGCCACGCTGGCGGCCGCCGGCTGCACGGCCATGGCCCTGCCCGCGCACGCCGCCTGGCCCGAACGCCCGGTCACGGTGGTAGTGCCCTTCCCGCCCGGCGGCCCCACCGACCTGGTCGCGCGCGTGCTGGCCAAGCAGCTGGCCGATCAGACCGGCCAGGCCTTCGTGGTCGAGAACAAGGGCGGCGCCAACGGCAACATCGGCATGCAATATGCCGCGTCGGCCAAGCCCGACGGCTACACCGTGCTGTACAACACCTCGTCCATCGCGCTCAGCCCCAATCTGTATCGCGACCTGTCGTTCGACCCGGTGAAAGACTTCGCAGCCGTGTCGTCCACCGCGGTGATCCCGCTGGTGCTGCTGACCCATCCCTCGGTGCCGGCCGGCAATGTGCGCGAGTTCGTGGACTATGCCCGCGCGCACCCCGGCAAGCTGTCGTACGGCTCGGCGGGCGCCGGCAACGTCACCCACCTGGGCGCCCTGCTGTTCCTGCGCTCGGTCGGTGTAGAAGCCGTGCACGTGCCCTATCGCGGCAGCGCGCCGGCCATGACCGACCTGGTCGGCGGCCAGGTGCAGTTCATGACCAACACCCTGAACGACTCACTGGGCTTCGTGCGCGAAGGCAAGCTGAAGGCGCTGGCGGTCAGCAGCAAGACGCGCAGCCCGCAGCTGCCCGACACGCCCACCCTGGCCGAAACCGTGGCGCCCGATTTCGAGATGGGCGCGTGGCAGGGCATGGTGGTGCCCGCCGGCACGCCGCAGGAAGTCATCGACGCGCTCAATGCGCAGATCCGCAAGGCCCTGCAGTCGCCAGCCGTGCTCAAGCAGCTGGCGGCCCAGGGCGCGCAGCCCCTGGGGGCTACGCCTGGGGAATACGGCGACTACATCCGCGCCGAAATCGCCCGCTGGCACGACGTGGTGCAGGCCGCCAACGTGCGGCTCGACTGA
- a CDS encoding MaoC family dehydratase, with protein MTEQDHAPLLGQGYYWQDLRVGQRFRTFRRTVTETDIVNFISVTGMLETIFIDATYEHGAIRGRPAPGALTYGLIEGLLMQGMVQGTGLALLEVHKKMLAPVVAGDTVWAEVEVTGIRPTSKHNRAVVDSSIEVRNQHGKAVMSYTATRMLAGRPG; from the coding sequence ATGACCGAGCAAGACCACGCCCCGCTGCTGGGCCAGGGCTATTACTGGCAAGACCTGCGGGTCGGCCAGCGCTTTCGCACCTTCCGGCGCACCGTCACCGAGACCGACATCGTCAACTTCATCAGCGTCACCGGCATGCTGGAGACCATCTTCATCGACGCCACCTACGAGCACGGCGCCATCCGCGGACGCCCCGCGCCGGGCGCGCTGACTTACGGGCTGATCGAGGGCCTGCTGATGCAGGGCATGGTGCAGGGCACCGGCCTGGCGCTGCTGGAAGTGCACAAGAAGATGCTGGCGCCGGTGGTGGCGGGCGACACCGTCTGGGCCGAGGTCGAAGTCACCGGCATCCGCCCCACCTCGAAACACAACCGCGCCGTCGTCGATTCGTCGATCGAGGTGCGCAACCAGCACGGCAAGGCCGTCATGTCGTACACCGCCACGCGCATGCTGGCGGGCCGGCCCGGCTGA
- a CDS encoding CaiB/BaiF CoA transferase family protein: MTPSTTLEGSALAGVRVLDLTSIVFGPYASQILADYGADVIKIEPPEGDSTRRTGPQQEPGLAAIFLGINRNKRSLVLDLKQDAARDALLTLVDGADVLMHSMRPAKMARLGLDPRTLCARNPRLVYAGLYGFGEGGAYAGQPAYDDIVQGLSGVADMTRRQGGTARYLPTIAADKTCGLVAAHAILAALFQRERTGLGQQLEVPMFESMASYLLVEHFYGRHLQDAPGPAGYPRVLAPWRRPYQTADGLLCMMPYTDAHWRRFFTETGHAGLAADARFADIGARTRHIDALYEQVGGIVAGHGTAHWLALCQRLEIPAAPVNRLEDLEQDPHLSSVDFFVPLQSAAGHRYCFTRNPVRLQRSHVAPAMPPRLGEHTRQVLRQAGLDPAHIERLLASGAALDHANPPSSSKDTP, from the coding sequence ATGACCCCATCCACCACCCTCGAAGGCAGCGCGCTGGCCGGCGTGCGTGTCCTGGACCTGACCTCGATCGTGTTCGGCCCCTATGCGTCGCAGATCCTGGCCGACTACGGCGCCGATGTCATCAAGATCGAACCGCCCGAAGGCGATTCCACGCGCCGCACTGGCCCCCAGCAGGAACCCGGCCTGGCGGCCATTTTCCTGGGCATCAACCGCAACAAGCGCAGCCTGGTGCTCGACCTGAAACAGGACGCCGCGCGCGACGCCCTGCTTACGCTGGTGGACGGCGCCGACGTGCTGATGCACAGCATGCGCCCCGCCAAAATGGCGCGGCTGGGCCTCGACCCCCGGACCCTGTGCGCGCGCAATCCGCGCCTGGTCTATGCCGGCCTGTACGGCTTCGGCGAAGGCGGCGCCTACGCCGGCCAGCCCGCCTACGACGACATCGTGCAGGGGCTGAGCGGCGTGGCCGACATGACGCGGCGCCAGGGCGGCACGGCGCGCTACCTGCCCACCATCGCCGCCGACAAGACCTGCGGCCTGGTGGCGGCGCACGCCATCCTGGCCGCGCTGTTCCAGCGTGAACGCACCGGCCTGGGGCAGCAGCTGGAAGTGCCCATGTTCGAATCGATGGCCTCGTACCTGCTGGTGGAACACTTCTATGGACGCCATTTGCAGGACGCGCCGGGGCCGGCGGGCTACCCGCGCGTGCTGGCGCCATGGCGCCGTCCCTACCAGACGGCCGACGGCCTGCTGTGCATGATGCCGTACACCGACGCCCACTGGCGGCGCTTCTTCACCGAGACCGGCCATGCCGGCCTGGCCGCCGACGCGCGCTTTGCCGACATCGGGGCGCGCACGCGCCACATCGATGCCCTGTACGAACAGGTCGGCGGCATCGTGGCGGGCCACGGCACCGCGCACTGGCTGGCGCTGTGCCAGCGCCTGGAAATTCCCGCCGCGCCGGTCAACCGCCTGGAAGACCTGGAGCAGGACCCGCACCTGAGCAGCGTGGATTTCTTCGTGCCGCTGCAAAGCGCGGCCGGCCACCGCTATTGCTTCACGCGCAACCCGGTGCGGCTGCAGCGTTCGCACGTCGCGCCGGCCATGCCGCCGCGGCTGGGCGAGCACACGCGCCAGGTGCTGCGCCAGGCCGGGCTGGACCCCGCCCACATCGAGCGCCTGCTGGCCAGCGGCGCCGCCCTCGACCACGCCAACCCGCCTTCTTCTTCCAAGGACACACCATGA
- a CDS encoding LysR family transcriptional regulator produces MAIDLRQLRQFVTIAELGSYRRAAEALHIAQPALSVSIQKLEHAVGVLLLERGAKGVSLTPAGAALMEDARRALFHADQARQSARRVALGELGRLRLGFVGSATYMLLPRCLPAFRHRYPDVELELREDSTVRLAEMLRANELDAGLVRGPLAEDPSLSAWVVERDSLILALPAAHPLAGGPVSLQAVRSEPFVMYAPDKVPGLHGVAQALCRKAGFSPRISQEAIQVQTLVSLVASGLGVALVPGVTRAYSTPHVAFVDLADADARGALALSLVAHRDTSCAPALKLRDVMLSGGDPIANQYGELINQY; encoded by the coding sequence ATGGCTATCGATCTGCGCCAGCTGCGCCAATTCGTCACCATCGCCGAGCTGGGCAGCTACCGGCGCGCCGCCGAGGCCCTGCACATCGCCCAGCCCGCGCTGTCGGTGTCCATACAGAAGCTGGAGCACGCCGTGGGGGTCTTGCTGCTGGAGCGCGGCGCCAAGGGCGTGTCGCTGACGCCGGCCGGCGCGGCGCTGATGGAAGACGCCCGGCGGGCGCTGTTCCATGCCGACCAGGCGCGCCAGTCGGCCCGCCGCGTCGCGCTGGGCGAACTGGGCCGGCTGCGGCTGGGGTTCGTGGGCTCGGCCACCTACATGCTGCTGCCGCGCTGCCTGCCGGCTTTCCGGCATCGCTATCCCGACGTGGAACTGGAATTGCGCGAGGACAGCACCGTGCGTCTGGCCGAAATGCTGCGGGCCAATGAGCTGGATGCGGGGCTGGTGCGCGGCCCGCTGGCCGAAGACCCTTCGCTGTCGGCCTGGGTGGTCGAGCGCGACAGCCTGATCCTGGCGCTGCCGGCGGCCCATCCGCTGGCCGGCGGGCCGGTGTCGCTGCAGGCGGTGCGGTCCGAGCCGTTCGTGATGTATGCGCCCGACAAGGTGCCGGGGCTGCATGGCGTGGCCCAGGCGCTGTGCCGCAAGGCCGGCTTTTCGCCGCGCATCAGCCAGGAAGCCATCCAGGTGCAGACCCTGGTCAGCCTGGTGGCCAGCGGCCTGGGCGTGGCGCTGGTGCCGGGCGTGACGCGGGCGTATTCCACGCCCCATGTCGCCTTCGTGGACCTGGCCGATGCCGATGCGCGCGGCGCGCTGGCCCTGTCGCTGGTGGCGCATCGCGACACTTCCTGCGCGCCGGCCCTGAAGCTGCGGGACGTGATGCTGTCGGGGGGCGACCCGATAGCGAATCAATATGGCGAGCTAATCAATCAGTATTAG
- a CDS encoding Bug family tripartite tricarboxylate transporter substrate binding protein has product MHRLLRLGALLCAALLLPAAQAAYPDKPIRLIVSFPPGSGTDSNARYVAQQMEARLGVPVSVENRPGGNSFIAAQAAAAAEPDGYTLLLASNSPVATNAAMFKQLPYDPVRDFAPVARLGFGAMALAVRADSPYRTVSDLVAAARREPGKLNYGSGSASYQIATELFLSMAGIKATHVPYKGAAPALADLAGGQVDLVFADYGAAIPFVQAGKMRLLAVTGHERLRSAPDVPTLQESGFDGYYMVNWTAAFAPAHTPAAVIDKLSRTLVGIYQTADAEAFLARTSWEAFPAGPGELGEFQRAEIRKWAAAAERAGIPRQ; this is encoded by the coding sequence ATGCACCGATTGCTCCGGCTGGGCGCGCTGCTGTGCGCGGCCCTGCTGCTGCCGGCCGCGCAGGCCGCCTATCCCGACAAGCCCATCCGCCTGATCGTGTCGTTTCCGCCGGGCAGCGGCACCGACAGCAACGCGCGCTATGTCGCGCAGCAGATGGAGGCCCGGCTGGGCGTGCCGGTGTCGGTGGAAAACCGGCCGGGCGGCAACAGCTTCATCGCGGCGCAGGCCGCGGCGGCGGCCGAGCCCGATGGCTATACGCTGCTGCTGGCCAGCAACTCGCCCGTGGCCACCAACGCCGCCATGTTCAAGCAATTGCCTTATGACCCGGTGCGGGATTTCGCGCCGGTTGCCCGGCTGGGGTTCGGCGCCATGGCTCTGGCCGTGCGGGCCGATTCGCCCTACCGGACCGTGTCCGATCTGGTGGCGGCGGCGCGCCGCGAACCCGGCAAGCTGAACTATGGCAGCGGCAGCGCGTCGTACCAGATCGCCACCGAGCTGTTCCTGTCGATGGCCGGCATCAAGGCCACGCATGTGCCGTACAAGGGGGCGGCGCCCGCGCTGGCCGATCTGGCCGGCGGGCAGGTGGATCTGGTGTTCGCCGATTACGGCGCCGCGATTCCGTTCGTGCAGGCAGGCAAGATGCGGCTGCTGGCCGTGACCGGGCATGAGCGCCTGCGCAGCGCGCCCGACGTGCCCACGCTGCAGGAGTCGGGTTTCGACGGCTATTACATGGTGAACTGGACCGCGGCCTTTGCGCCGGCCCATACGCCGGCGGCCGTGATCGACAAGCTGTCGCGCACGCTGGTGGGCATTTACCAGACCGCCGACGCCGAGGCCTTCCTGGCCCGCACCAGCTGGGAAGCGTTTCCGGCCGGGCCCGGTGAGCTGGGCGAGTTCCAGCGCGCCGAGATCCGCAAGTGGGCGGCGGCGGCCGAGCGCGCCGGCATCCCCCGGCAATAG
- a CDS encoding SDR family oxidoreductase: MDLGIAGRWAVVCGASKGLGHACALALAREGVHLVMAARTRADLDASAAHIRAQTGVQVIAVPADVTTESGRARALGAAPQIDILVTNAGGPPPGDFRGLARADWLAALEANMLTPIEMIRHAVGPMIERGFGRIVNITSSAAKAPVDILCLSNGARAGLSGFAGGAARQIARHNVTLNNLLPGKFDTGRLRSNNAARARRSGLPLQEEIALQTRAIPAGRYGDPDEFGAACAFLCSAHAGYITGQNILIDGGAYPGLF; encoded by the coding sequence ATGGACCTCGGCATTGCAGGACGCTGGGCCGTCGTTTGCGGCGCCAGCAAGGGGCTGGGCCACGCCTGCGCGCTGGCGCTGGCGCGCGAAGGCGTCCACCTGGTGATGGCCGCCCGCACGCGCGCCGACCTCGACGCAAGCGCAGCGCACATCCGCGCACAAACCGGCGTGCAGGTCATCGCGGTGCCGGCCGACGTCACCACCGAATCAGGGCGCGCGCGGGCGCTCGGCGCGGCGCCGCAAATCGACATCCTGGTCACCAACGCGGGCGGGCCGCCGCCGGGCGACTTCCGCGGCCTGGCGCGCGCGGACTGGCTGGCCGCTCTCGAGGCCAACATGCTGACCCCGATAGAAATGATCCGCCACGCAGTGGGGCCCATGATCGAGCGCGGCTTCGGGCGCATCGTCAACATCACGTCGTCGGCCGCCAAGGCGCCGGTCGACATCCTGTGCCTGTCCAACGGCGCGCGCGCCGGCCTGTCCGGTTTCGCGGGCGGCGCGGCGCGCCAGATCGCGCGCCACAACGTCACGCTGAACAACCTGCTGCCCGGCAAGTTCGACACCGGCCGGCTGCGCAGCAACAACGCCGCGCGCGCCCGGCGTTCGGGCCTGCCGCTGCAGGAAGAAATCGCGCTCCAGACCCGGGCCATTCCGGCCGGCCGCTACGGCGACCCGGATGAGTTCGGCGCGGCCTGCGCGTTCTTGTGCAGCGCCCATGCCGGCTACATCACCGGGCAGAACATCCTGATCGACGGCGGCGCGTACCCGGGCCTGTTCTAG
- a CDS encoding thiamine pyrophosphate-binding protein, translated as MTLTPAPRAGGQLLAGALAVNGADTVFCVPGESYLAVLDGLYEHRGRVRVITCRHEAAAANMAEAYGKLTGRPGICFVTRGPGATHGSTGVHTARQDSTPMIMFVGQVGRDAAQRETFQEVDYRQMFGGLAKGVIQIEDARRVPELVGYAFQLAVAGRPGPVVVALPEDMLADVAQAADSPPWQPVQAAPDAGQMQRLAALLERAERPLMIVGGSGWTEQAAQDIAGFAQAHGMPVACAFRRQDIVDNSHPCYAGDLSLAPSPALAQRVRDSDFLLVVGTRLGEASTQGYALIANPDPGKPMVHVLAGAEELGRVYRPALAINAGPAAFAAAALRLPAPPAPARAGWVRQAHADYQQWQTVTEVPGKVNMGHIVRHVRECVADDAIITNGAGNYAIWVHRYYSYRRRGTQLAPTCGAMGYGVPAAIAAQLVHPERQVVCFAGDGCFLMSGQELATVARYALPIVFIVVNNGMYGTIRMHQEKTYPARVIGTELTNPDFAGYARAFGLHGVTVTDTAQFAPAFDAALRERRATLIEIQVDPQAITPAATLDQLRRQAAPAAAAQ; from the coding sequence ATGACCCTCACTCCCGCGCCGCGCGCCGGCGGGCAATTGCTTGCCGGCGCCCTGGCGGTCAATGGCGCCGACACTGTCTTCTGCGTGCCCGGCGAAAGCTACCTGGCCGTGCTCGACGGCCTGTACGAACATCGCGGCCGCGTGCGCGTGATCACCTGCCGGCACGAGGCCGCCGCCGCCAATATGGCCGAGGCGTACGGCAAGCTGACCGGGCGCCCCGGCATCTGCTTCGTCACGCGCGGCCCCGGCGCCACGCATGGCAGCACCGGAGTGCACACCGCCCGCCAGGACTCCACGCCGATGATCATGTTCGTCGGCCAGGTGGGCCGCGACGCCGCGCAGCGCGAAACCTTCCAGGAAGTGGACTATCGGCAGATGTTCGGCGGCCTGGCCAAGGGCGTGATCCAGATCGAAGACGCGCGGCGCGTGCCCGAACTGGTGGGCTATGCCTTCCAGCTGGCCGTGGCGGGCCGGCCTGGCCCGGTCGTAGTGGCACTGCCGGAAGACATGCTGGCCGATGTGGCGCAGGCGGCCGATTCGCCGCCCTGGCAGCCGGTGCAGGCGGCCCCCGATGCCGGCCAGATGCAGCGGCTGGCCGCCCTGCTCGAGCGCGCCGAGCGGCCGCTGATGATCGTGGGCGGCAGCGGCTGGACCGAGCAGGCCGCCCAGGACATCGCCGGCTTCGCGCAGGCCCATGGCATGCCGGTAGCCTGCGCGTTCCGGCGCCAGGACATCGTCGACAACAGCCATCCCTGCTATGCGGGCGACCTGAGCCTGGCGCCCAGCCCGGCCCTGGCGCAGCGCGTGCGCGACAGCGACTTCCTGCTGGTGGTCGGCACGCGGCTGGGCGAGGCGTCCACCCAGGGCTACGCGCTGATCGCCAACCCCGACCCGGGCAAGCCCATGGTGCACGTGCTGGCGGGCGCCGAAGAACTCGGCCGCGTGTACCGGCCGGCGCTGGCCATCAATGCCGGGCCGGCCGCGTTCGCGGCGGCCGCCCTGCGGCTGCCCGCCCCGCCCGCCCCCGCCCGGGCCGGCTGGGTGCGGCAGGCGCACGCCGACTACCAGCAATGGCAAACCGTGACCGAGGTGCCCGGCAAGGTCAATATGGGCCACATCGTGCGCCATGTGCGCGAGTGCGTGGCCGATGACGCCATCATCACCAACGGCGCCGGCAACTATGCCATCTGGGTGCATCGCTATTATTCCTACCGCCGCCGCGGCACGCAGCTGGCGCCCACCTGCGGCGCCATGGGCTACGGCGTGCCGGCGGCCATCGCCGCGCAGCTGGTGCACCCCGAGCGCCAGGTGGTCTGCTTCGCCGGCGACGGCTGCTTTTTGATGAGCGGGCAAGAGCTGGCCACCGTGGCGCGTTACGCGCTGCCCATCGTCTTCATCGTGGTCAACAACGGCATGTACGGCACCATCCGCATGCACCAGGAAAAAACCTATCCGGCGCGCGTCATCGGCACCGAGCTCACCAATCCGGATTTCGCCGGCTATGCGCGCGCATTCGGCTTGCACGGCGTCACCGTGACCGACACGGCGCAGTTCGCGCCGGCCTTCGACGCCGCGCTGCGCGAACGGCGCGCCACGCTGATCGAGATCCAGGTCGATCCGCAGGCCATCACGCCGGCCGCCACGCTGGACCAGCTGCGGCGCCAGGCAGCGCCGGCCGCCGCTGCGCAATAG
- a CDS encoding LysR family transcriptional regulator, translating into MDFKHFQQFLTLAETLNFRRAAEKLHMAQPPLSVSIRKLEAEVGVTLFTRGKDGVKLTESGEAALAEARRALFHAAQFRQAARAASTGDLGTLRIGFVGSATHEVLPRILPRFHALYPGVELELREAISIRIMQGIEEEAFDIGVVRVPVAIGSNTRLATLFTETFVLAVPKSNPLAQRATIRLKDLSDEGFILYSGVDAPGLRTAAIHACQLRGFMPRVTQEAIQVQTVLSLVEAGFGVALVPSVSRRFNSRHVIYKKLTDFPASASIGISLAWKPSAESAAVRNFLDVSTQAFKP; encoded by the coding sequence ATGGACTTCAAGCATTTCCAGCAGTTCCTGACGCTGGCCGAAACGCTGAACTTTCGACGCGCCGCCGAGAAACTGCACATGGCGCAGCCGCCGCTGTCGGTGTCGATACGCAAGCTCGAGGCCGAAGTGGGCGTGACGCTGTTCACGCGCGGCAAAGACGGCGTGAAATTGACCGAAAGCGGCGAAGCGGCGCTGGCCGAAGCGCGGCGCGCGCTATTCCATGCCGCGCAGTTCCGCCAGGCCGCGCGCGCGGCCTCGACCGGCGACCTGGGCACCTTGCGCATCGGCTTCGTGGGGTCGGCCACGCACGAAGTGCTGCCGCGCATCCTGCCGCGCTTTCATGCGCTGTACCCCGGCGTGGAACTGGAACTGCGCGAGGCGATCTCGATCCGCATCATGCAGGGCATCGAAGAAGAGGCCTTCGATATCGGCGTGGTGCGCGTGCCGGTGGCCATCGGCTCGAACACGCGCCTGGCGACGCTGTTCACCGAGACCTTCGTGCTGGCGGTGCCCAAGAGCAATCCGCTGGCGCAGCGCGCCACGATCCGGCTGAAAGACCTGTCGGATGAAGGCTTCATCCTGTATTCGGGCGTGGACGCGCCGGGGCTGCGCACCGCGGCCATCCACGCCTGCCAGCTGCGCGGCTTCATGCCCAGGGTGACGCAGGAAGCGATCCAGGTGCAGACCGTGCTGAGCCTGGTCGAGGCCGGTTTCGGCGTGGCGCTGGTGCCGTCGGTGTCGCGCCGCTTCAACAGCCGGCACGTCATCTACAAGAAGCTGACGGATTTTCCGGCCAGCGCATCCATCGGCATATCGCTGGCGTGGAAGCCGTCGGCCGAGAGCGCGGCCGTGCGCAATTTCCTGGACGTGTCGACCCAGGCGTTCAAGCCTTGA
- a CDS encoding tautomerase family protein encodes MPILNIQIMQGHSAAQKTSLLKNCSQAVVDSIAAPLHSVRIVLDEAAPEHVIVAGEIGKPMALVLARLIVGRSDEKKAALIAALNQAVQESIGISGQDVRVIISDVPKTDMGVAGGVTAQAAGR; translated from the coding sequence ATGCCCATACTGAATATCCAGATCATGCAAGGCCACAGCGCCGCCCAGAAAACCAGCCTGCTCAAGAATTGTTCGCAGGCCGTCGTCGACAGCATCGCCGCGCCCCTGCATTCGGTGCGCATCGTGCTGGACGAAGCCGCGCCCGAGCATGTGATCGTGGCCGGCGAAATCGGCAAGCCCATGGCCCTGGTGCTGGCGCGCCTGATCGTGGGCCGCAGCGACGAGAAAAAAGCCGCGCTGATCGCCGCCCTGAACCAGGCCGTGCAGGAAAGCATCGGGATCTCGGGACAAGACGTGCGGGTCATCATCAGCGATGTGCCCAAGACCGACATGGGCGTGGCGGGCGGCGTCACCGCGCAGGCCGCGGGACGATAG
- a CDS encoding mandelate racemase/muconate lactonizing enzyme family protein, giving the protein MKITAIEPIVVSIPYRHDGPPTGFGGTVWSKLNYLLVKVSTDDGLVGWGEAFGYNAIPATLAALEQIVSPLAIGRDAGDIAQLMEDLKRPLHIFGRNGPVMYALSGLDIALWDLAGKRAGMPVCQLLGAGSRRSVTAYTSLMRLHEPATVATACERALERGFRRLKLHEVTVPAVAAARQALGGDVDLMLDVNCAWPADEALRMARQLEPYGLKWLEEPVWPPEDVAGLARLHREARVPLAAGENVGNAWAFQPLADSGALDYFQPSITKVGGITEFRAVAELARRHGRAVAPHSPYFGPGLLATLQMAGVYSHIGGIEIFGVQLESGLFGAAGLPGPDGEVAIPQGPGLGCDPDPGIIARYRI; this is encoded by the coding sequence ATGAAAATCACCGCCATCGAGCCGATCGTGGTCTCGATCCCGTACCGCCACGACGGGCCGCCCACCGGATTCGGCGGCACCGTATGGTCGAAGCTGAATTACCTGCTGGTCAAGGTCAGCACCGACGACGGCCTGGTCGGCTGGGGCGAGGCGTTCGGCTACAACGCGATTCCCGCCACCCTGGCCGCGCTGGAGCAGATCGTCAGCCCGCTGGCCATCGGCCGCGACGCGGGCGACATCGCCCAGCTGATGGAAGACCTGAAGCGGCCGCTGCATATTTTCGGCCGCAACGGCCCGGTAATGTACGCGCTGTCCGGGCTCGACATCGCCCTGTGGGACCTGGCCGGCAAGCGCGCCGGCATGCCGGTGTGCCAGCTGCTCGGCGCGGGTTCGCGCCGCTCGGTCACGGCGTACACCAGCCTGATGCGGCTGCACGAGCCCGCCACCGTGGCCACCGCCTGCGAGCGCGCGCTGGAGCGCGGCTTTCGCCGGCTGAAGCTGCACGAAGTCACCGTGCCCGCGGTGGCGGCGGCCCGCCAGGCGCTGGGCGGCGATGTCGACCTGATGCTGGACGTGAACTGCGCCTGGCCCGCCGACGAGGCGCTGCGCATGGCGCGCCAGTTGGAGCCGTACGGGCTGAAATGGCTGGAAGAGCCGGTCTGGCCGCCCGAAGACGTGGCCGGCCTGGCGCGCCTGCACCGCGAAGCGCGCGTGCCCCTGGCCGCCGGCGAGAACGTCGGCAACGCATGGGCGTTCCAGCCGCTGGCCGATTCGGGCGCGCTGGATTACTTCCAGCCCAGCATCACCAAGGTCGGCGGCATCACCGAATTCCGCGCCGTGGCCGAACTGGCGCGGCGCCACGGCCGCGCGGTGGCGCCGCATTCGCCCTATTTCGGCCCCGGCCTGCTGGCCACCTTGCAGATGGCGGGCGTGTATTCCCACATCGGCGGCATCGAGATCTTCGGCGTACAGCTCGAGTCGGGCCTGTTCGGCGCCGCCGGCCTGCCCGGCCCGGACGGCGAGGTCGCCATTCCGCAAGGCCCGGGGCTGGGCTGCGACCCCGACCCCGGCATCATCGCGCGCTATCGCATCTGA
- a CDS encoding ABC transporter ATP-binding protein has translation MQNPQRTHGSAPVLLQVSGLQVAYGKAQVVHGVDLRVHQGEFVVMLGRNGAGKTSMLHALAGLIPKRGGQVSFKGRDITAADARATVRAGINVVLEGHRVFTGLTVEDNLLLGTYATHRHGDRARLPRIYDLFPELAEKRLQPASRLSGGQQQILAVAQGVIADPALLILDEPSGGLAPMVVDRILTVAKDLTRGGMAVLLVEQLVKEALRFADYCYLVETGHIGGEGTPAEVQAGELIQRIYLGGGQTPPAHSGAAS, from the coding sequence ATGCAGAACCCTCAACGTACTCATGGCTCGGCCCCGGTGCTGCTGCAAGTGTCGGGCCTGCAGGTGGCCTACGGCAAGGCCCAGGTGGTGCACGGCGTCGACCTGCGCGTGCACCAGGGCGAGTTCGTGGTCATGCTGGGCCGCAACGGCGCCGGCAAGACTTCGATGCTGCACGCGCTGGCCGGCCTCATCCCCAAGCGCGGCGGCCAGGTGTCTTTCAAGGGCCGCGACATCACGGCGGCCGACGCGCGCGCCACAGTGCGGGCCGGCATCAACGTCGTGCTCGAAGGGCATCGCGTCTTCACCGGCCTGACAGTCGAAGACAACCTGCTGCTGGGCACTTACGCCACGCATCGCCACGGCGACCGCGCGCGGCTGCCGCGCATTTACGACCTGTTCCCCGAGCTGGCGGAAAAGCGCCTGCAGCCGGCCTCGCGGCTGAGCGGCGGGCAGCAGCAGATCCTGGCCGTGGCCCAGGGCGTGATCGCCGACCCCGCGCTGCTGATCCTGGACGAGCCGTCCGGCGGGCTGGCCCCCATGGTGGTGGACCGCATCCTCACGGTGGCCAAGGACCTGACCCGCGGCGGCATGGCCGTGCTGCTGGTCGAACAGCTGGTCAAGGAAGCCCTGCGCTTCGCCGACTACTGCTACCTGGTCGAAACCGGCCACATCGGCGGCGAAGGCACGCCCGCCGAGGTGCAAGCCGGCGAGCTGATCCAGCGCATCTACCTGGGCGGCGGGCAGACGCCGCCCGCCCATTCCGGAGCCGCATCATGA